In the genome of Chloroflexota bacterium, one region contains:
- a CDS encoding DUF2520 domain-containing protein, whose amino-acid sequence MQQFNNIGFIGAGRLGGTLAEALARRGYRIAAVSSRSHASAARLANGTGQAPLVCNSPQVVADRCDLVFITTPDNVIKEVADSITWRKGQSVVHCSGALTVLALDSAARAGANVAGFHPMQTFTTANQTLDDVTIAIEGADEIAGALARVARDIGCKHVILASGDKTLYHMSGVLASNYVVTLLNLAEELWEALGISRAAGREALLTLLKGTIANIEQAGSVQALTGPIARGDDATIAAHLERLATDAPALLALYRELGQLTIPIAQAKGTLDERTAQRLRAILSGPDDRSLSPRSATAPKEELR is encoded by the coding sequence ATGCAGCAGTTCAACAACATAGGGTTCATCGGAGCAGGGAGGCTCGGCGGCACGCTGGCCGAGGCTCTTGCGCGGCGCGGTTATCGCATTGCGGCCGTCTCCTCACGCTCCCATGCCTCCGCCGCGCGCCTCGCCAACGGCACGGGTCAGGCGCCGCTCGTTTGCAACTCGCCCCAAGTCGTCGCAGATCGGTGCGACCTGGTCTTTATCACAACCCCGGATAACGTCATCAAGGAAGTCGCCGACTCCATCACCTGGCGCAAAGGTCAGAGCGTGGTGCATTGCAGCGGCGCATTGACCGTGCTCGCCCTGGATTCGGCGGCCCGCGCAGGCGCGAACGTCGCCGGCTTCCATCCCATGCAGACCTTCACCACGGCGAACCAGACCCTGGACGACGTTACCATCGCCATCGAAGGCGCAGACGAGATCGCCGGGGCGCTGGCCCGGGTGGCGCGGGACATCGGCTGCAAGCACGTTATCCTTGCATCGGGGGACAAGACCCTCTATCACATGAGCGGCGTCCTGGCGAGCAACTATGTGGTCACCCTCCTGAACCTCGCCGAAGAGCTCTGGGAGGCCCTTGGCATCTCCCGCGCAGCCGGACGGGAAGCCCTGCTGACTCTTCTCAAGGGAACCATCGCCAATATCGAGCAGGCCGGGAGCGTCCAGGCCCTCACCGGGCCCATAGCCCGGGGGGATGACGCCACCATCGCGGCGCACCTTGAGCGCCTTGCCACCGACGCCCCCGCACTGCTGGCCCTCTATCGAGAATTGGGCCAACTCACCATCCCCATCGCCCAGGCGAAGGGGACACTTGACGAACGAACCGCGCAAAGGCTGCGCGCTATCCTCAGCGGTCCGGACGACCGCTCTCTATCACCACGGAGCGCCACAGCTCCCAAGGAGGAACTGCGATGA